The following DNA comes from Zingiber officinale cultivar Zhangliang unplaced genomic scaffold, Zo_v1.1 ctg134, whole genome shotgun sequence.
GGGCCCCCAATTTTTAGGGGGCCTCAAATTTGACatacatatataatatatattatatataattagattgttttaataaaaaccctccaaaaaaatttattggattaatagaaaaaaagaaggaaggtaaatgatcattttttctctttccaagaTTTTATTATTTGTACAACTCtttctttattaatttatttacaaAAGTCATAAATTTTTAAAGAGTAAAGTATGAATCATGAACGCtaattttttcctttcttctcctttgaatctctttaaatttaattagaaaagtttattctctaattgaaattttagtttcatcaatattatcattcatcaatatataaacttacaacgtaagtttcttattgtcaatattcaatattgatttttaatattgtattggagccaatgttttatgatttttcttatagatttgaaagagttaaaataaatcatcccaattttaatcatcatagaATATATTATATCGATTGCTTTAAGTATAAACCAAGTTTTATTATTCTTCAACTATTATTTTCACTActtgtgtttatttcattgttAGCTTTGTTGCTGGttttatgtgttttatttttacacttgaaattagtagtacaaatatgttttcaaagaaaTATCAACCCTGGAGtcagaaaataaacaaaaaaaaaaagagtggaaCAGATTATTAAAACTCACAAATGTATTCTTTGTAAGTTTTTTAAAGCTAGCTCTTCAATTGAAgattcaattgatgaattacaagaaaaaagtcaTGAAGAACTAAATGATCATACAACAAATGAGCAGCAATTGAGTAattaagaagaactaaatgataaTACAATCAATGAAcgagaagaattgagagaaaatgatgatcataatcatgcaacgaatgagcaggaagaattgagagaagatgatgataatgatttgcATATAAATAGCTTGACAATTTTATATATCGAAAATGAGAtgctagaaaattttgattttgaaaatcttattgatgattttacttctcaaaatgctagaagatatagatttttttcaatgattatttcatatttatttttttttcgtaTTCATAGGTATTACACTTTTTGAAGAAACTtaagaaatatattttgtatggtgTTGTACTTTTTGAAGAatcttgagaaatatattttgtatggagtttatcatattttaaatgaaatatattaattttcaagttttcttATTAAACTTATTCAGATTGTatgttaatatattttttttcctatagAGATCCCTTTTTTCTTTTCGCCCAAGGGCCCCGAAAAATCAGGGCCGGCCCTGTGTAGACTTTGAACTTTTTAACATATTGGATTGACGGTGTTGTTTAAGTTAGGCTCTCTCAATCATAAATCAAAGTCAATCAACTTAAGACATAACTTTTCATATAAtgcctaaaatatatatatatatatatatatatatatatatatatatataacttttcaTATAAtgcctaaaatatatatatatatagagagagagagagaggggtctTTGATTTTCTAATGCCATATTTATtagttttttaattatttataaaatttatctgTTTGTCAAACACATGGATTTCATGAATCAAAGTAGAGGCCAAAGTTCTTCTAAACTCGTGAATGATTATTAAACTCCAAGAACAACTTGAAGATCATTGTGTGGACGAACGCTATTGCAATGTTATGCTATTTCTTATGTGCTAGTGATTctagtaaaattaaaaaaaaaagtgattatGTTGTATCTTCGTAATTCGTCTAAAAAAATATGGAACCGTCACATCAGCGGTCCTCCTAGAGTTGATCCACGGATATGGAGGAAGATAAATATAGATACACAGATTAAAAATATATAACGGAGACGTTAAGCTCAGGCAAGCAATGATACCCCAAAGATCAACTCTTGAACTTTTTAACCACATAATAATCATGGACTCCTCTGTGCTACTTCGTAATTCGTCTCCAGATAAGGGTCAAAGTCACTTACGCCTCCGCCGCCGAAATTTATAGTCAGTAGGTTGCGCTTGACGCTAGCGCCCGTAGCCGATCCTCCTCCACCTACGCCTCCGCCGCCGCGGCGCCACCGCCGGTGCTCCTCTCCCCCTGATGGACTCGCTCTGCTGGATCTATCACATCCCTCTTCAACTGGCCACGTTGCGTCCCCATCCCGCTTCCTTGTCGTTCTATTCCGCCGGCTCAAAGCCCTTCTCCATCTCTCCCCCCAAACCCTTCTCCTCCACGTCCTCGCCACACAGGCCCCTTCCCATTCTCTCCATTCGGGCCTCCGTCTCCCCCACTAAGCCTACCCCTTCTCCCATTCCTTCCCTGCTCAGATCCATTTCCACCGCGGCCGCCGTCTCCGCCGCCCTCTTTCTCTTCCGCCTCCGAAACCCCGCGTTCGCCGCCGCTTATATCCCTCCCGCTGCATCCGAGGATGTAAGGTTCCAAACCCTCTCCTCCTCCAAACGCTCGAAAATCCCATTCGAAGGCGATCGAGAGCGTGCCCTCGAGCAGCGCTTGGCCTCCCATCCCGACGACGTCGAGTCCCTCCGCTCCCTCATGGAGATTAAGATCAGTGCGCAGAAGCTCGTCGAGGCAATCGGGATCGTCGATCGTATGATAGCCCTCGAGCCCGAGGATGCAGATCTCCAGTTGCTCAAGGCTCACCTAAAGAGCAACAACGGAGAGGCGGGGACCGCGAGGATGTTGTACGAGGAACTCCTGGAGAAAGACCCCTTTCTCGTAGAAGCCTATCATGGGCTTTTCATGTCGGCTTCGCAGTCCGACGACGACGATGATATCGACGATGTTTTGAGGAGGATTGAAGGTGCCATGGAGTTGTGCAAGAAACACAACAGAACCGAACAATTGAGGGATTTTAAATTGCTGATTGCGCAGATTAACATTATTGAAGGGAATTATGAAGATTCGCTTGAGATTTACCAAGAATTGGCAGAAGAGCAGCCGAGTGATTTTCGACCTTACCTGGGTCAGGGGATTGTCTATACTTTGTTGAGGAAGAAGGATGAGGCGGAGAAACACTTCAGGAAGTATCGGAGTCTCCTTCCAAAGGATAATCCTTATGCAAAACTATTTGAAGATAACGTGACTGCAGTGAAGTATTTTCAGCAAATGcaagagcaaaagggaaaaactGCATTGAAGAGTTAAGGTCATTGATGGTAAGAGATGTTCCTTATGTATTCGGTTTTGCCATCCATCTTGTTTAGAAAGTGTCGAAATAAATTGCTACAACAAGCCTTAGTTATTGCCAACTTTTGAACAATATTTTTGTGGCTATGCAGTTTGTGATGCAAAGCAAAATTACTGACTATCATTTGACTTCGCGGATCGGATTATTCTAGATTAAGCCACCATTATAccatttgagttttttttttctttctatagcTTGATTAAATTTCCAAGTGTCAATTGCTTGTTATTAGGAATTGGTTCTTCCAGTGTGGGAGCACAACATTTTTCGTTTGCGTTTTTTCTCGAGTATAGTTAAATTAAAACTTCAAAGAACAGATGATATGGATTTACATTTCTTAGTTATTTTAAACTCACAGTTATTGATTTAACCTTTCAGCATAATGAAGTTAACATCATAGTGGTTGTTTGAATAAGTAAATCGACATATTGGTCTCTAAATCAATTACTCCATATCCTAGTATTAGTGGATTGACCTTTATTTCTAACTCCTTTGTCTAAAAGTAAATCTTTGATGAAGATTGAGTATATCTTCCATTTAGAAAGTGGAATATGTATGATGCAACCCAAGTAGTCTTGcgcaaacaaataaaaaaatatcgcATAGAAAAAATACTTTATCAAGCAAGCAAAAGATGGATTAATGTGGGAGTTAAGGTCCATTTTCAAGATTCCAACGCAAGCAAAAAAATAATATGGGGTTTTTTAAGGACAATTTTTTAAGGGGTGTTCTAAGGTGAAGGTTTTAAGAGGTTCATTTAAGATTGAGTTTTGTGATTCCATTAAATTTTCTTCATTCTCAAGAGAAGTCACTTAGGATGGGCATGACTTGGTTTGTTGGTTAGGTGAGAAAAATTGGAATAAAACCAAAATATTTCGCTTTGAAAATTTCAACTGAGGATGAATCTAATTATTTTAGGTCTGGTTCAGCTGGAAATCctaaattggaaaataaatatGTTTTCACAAAAAAATGATCAAGCACTAGTTAGTTCCATATAATATTTCTATACAGAATAACAATGAAACTTTGCTGCAATATTTCTATAGTTGAGCTCGATAAGCTCAAGTTTGATTCAAGcttgataaaaaatttaataaataaatttgaacaacttTATAAGTAAATCAAGTAATCAACAACCTCAAACACAAGTAACCTTGGCTCAGCACATCTCAATCACACTCCTATATACTTACAATATAGCCATGTATAGAGCTTGATGGAGGATTAAGAATCATATAGTCGACCCTAGATAGTCGGGAGAGACACATCTTAATGTTGTTGTTATTGGTGTTTATATGCACACGTCTATATGTTCCTTTGTAAataaagaataatttttagaagtGATACAAACTTAAAACGTACTAGCATAATTTAGCATATGCGATGTGTGAAACTTCGAAATCTTGGGACCTGCAATATAGGGAGAGACTATTTGATAAGTCGTAACTTTTTATCAGTCTTCCAACCAACCTATGCATCTCTCCATTTGAGAATATGTAAAACAAAAGTATAGAAGATTAAACTAAGGGAAGTGTAGTTAGGGATTACAAATCATAGGCATCGTACATGAGGTCAATGGAAGATAATATCTCTGTAATCAAACCCAAATAGTTGGGACAGTCACAGTTTGATAATGATGATGACAAACTGAACCCTTGTTGCTGCCAATGGCTATAAAATTGTTTAATGTGATAGTGAGTAGTACCATTTCATCTCACCTTGTACAAGTATTCGAGTTGGCTAAGCTCTTATGTTTAATTTGCTTTTATCTGACTCTTATTTTCTTGGTTTCTTTGATTGCGCCATCTCTGGTTGATGAAAAATATGATCGTCCATTTGTTTATGCCTTACCCATACCATGTGACTGGTAGTTTGTTACTTTGATTTAGTCTTATTTTGCAAtgcaaatgaaaaattaaatgttCATCTTATTCTAGTTCATATTTCGAGCGTGTGTTTTAGTAATCACAATAAATGTTGTTTTTATTGTTTGTGTAGATTCTGAGGATACCATATGAAGCAAGGTCGAGAATTTGATTTGGTTCTTGCCACAATATTGTTGCACCATGGTTATCAGGCCAGCTATGCCATTAGGTTTGTTTGATTCATTTGCCTTATCAGCAGCAGCACCGCGTGAGGCTGTGTTGCGCTTCACTTAGTGCCGTTACTCCAGCACTCTAACACTGGAAAATAGAGAGAGGAAAGAACTTTGTCTAGTTAAATATCAAGCTAACAATATGTAAGCAAGTTGTAAGCTTCAACTGCTTGATCTTGACCATGTGCATCTTTCTTGTCAGTCAGCTCTGTTTAATTTAATGTCATCAATAACACCAACAGAAGCATTTTATAATTTAACATGTCCGAGGCATAACTTTGTTTCTGACATCTAATTGAAGATTCAGTGAGATGTGTTGCAGCAAAGGTTGTTTAATATGCTAATTTGTTTATCTGCTTCAGAGCTGCGGGCAGCTAAAGATTGAATTCAGTTCTGTGCAACGATCCTTCGTGTATGTAATCTGGTAGTAATTATTGGATCCTAAACTCTGCACCAATCTTGTCGCTCTATCTGAAGAGTATATAAGCCTATGCATTTGATAGAaaatcttgatgctaattttcttttttgcttttGCATGTAAATGACCTTGATATCATTTGTTGATAATATCACTTGggccaattgggagtctgaaGCATTAGTCTGATACACTGTTTAGTGGATTGGGCATGGACTGCCTATCCCGCTGAACACAGCAAATTCATTTATGTCAAGTTTTTCTTCATTGAGATTGATCTTCATGAAACTAGAAACTAGATTTGGGTTCATAAATTCACTCTTGCACGAGAAGCTCTGCTAATATGTGTCACTCTCATTACCTCATGTTGTAATGGTTGATAAATTCAATTTCTGTGTGTAAAAGATGAGACAAAAGTGACAGGTTTGGGACCGTCCATGACTCATTGTGACCGATATGTTATTGATCACGAGTGCAAATGGGTGAAAACCGTCTCTCAGGGTGTCAGAGAGATTAAACTAATTTATCATCTTTCTTTTCTACAGGGTTCAGAAGGAAAGGAAGGACTCAAGGATGTGTGGTAGAATTAAAAACCCAAGCACGATGATGGGCGTGGAGACGAATCTAATATCATTGTCGTCGTCTTATGAGGTAATTCATCTTTTTCTTCCACTTGTTGCAAAGAATTGAATAGTTGGCTGTGTGTTACGAGGTAGGCGAGCAAGTCTCCTTGTTTCCTGTCGTCTTGCTCTGTCTTTTCTCGGACCGTGGGACCCTCTCCACATCTGCAGCTCATGCCGCATTCTTTCCATGCATTGCCGTAATGTCGTTTCTGTCATAATCAATTCATAGTTTTTTTGGTTGCTGTCGTTTTCTATAAAAACGATCAAATTTTGTGCGGAGATTATGCCATAATTCAGTTGCAAATCAGCTGGCAAAATGTCCACTAGTTTTTTTTTATGGAGGGAATCTTAAAATTGAAGGTAGGATATACTTTTTATCCTGAGATGATAAATAATTACATATTAGAGGTGTGATTTGTTAAAATGTCTTCTAACGTTAGTACTAATTGCATGTGAGATATTGGACATTTATCTTGTTAATATAGTTATACATTCTAAAATTCTTGGACGGTCAGGCCTTAACTTCAGTGTTTGCCTATAGATTCTTATTCTCGAcatcattttttttctatatattttcatTTTACACATTTCAAATCAGGATACTTGCAATTGTTTAAGGAACTTTGCTAGGGCATCAGTGGAAAAATGATTAGGTGAAAAACCAGAATCATATGCTTCCATTTGATCCATGGATTTACAATTTCCCTTCTCCTGCATGGAGTAATCAAtggtttaacttaaaaaaattaccaTGTCATTAATTATATATGTAATTAATTGGCATCGTGATTAAAATAAGTGTACTTGTAACTTGAGTGGGGGACGATGTCTGTTAACTTACATATTCATTTGTTACTGTCTTCTTGACTTTTCTAGGCATTGCTGCTTCAATTTTCTTTGTGGAACCCAAACTACATAAATTAAATCTAGCTTGCCTTTTTATTTACATGCACTAATCATACTTGTCTCCCCCATCTAATTTAACACGCTGGTTGATTATATAAATCTGAACTCAAGCCAGTCGGTAATGATGATTTTTAGATTGAGAGAGCACTTCCAGcacagaaaagaaaaattaaaaaagatgTGATTGCAGTCCGAGTTGGGGTTGGTGAAGTTGATGAGTTTGGCAGATTCAAATAAGGGTTTGCCGTTTGCATTTAGGGTGTTCATCTCTATGGcatgaattttttaattgaatagTTACACACAGACACAGCAAGCACACTCATTGCATTTAGATTGTTCATCTTTATGGTATAATCACATCCATGTGTCTAGGACATTTATAGGGCTTAATTCATGAAGTTTAGGGAAGAGTTGTGATTATGAGGGAGAGTATCTCCATGGATGTCGAGAAAAAAAATTGCTTATGGTCAGAAGCTGTTTAAGAATTTGTTTGGTAGAATAAGTTTTTGATGATATATAATACTACTCCGGTTGCCTAGATCAATTTCAGATGCCCCACGTACTTAGTCATGCATGAGAGTCATCCgtcgactatatatatatatatatacttagtaTTATAATTCAAccttttaaatcttaaaaataaatttttattagtataactgaaaattttaaaaaataaataaaaaaaatcaacgtTTCGTTGATTGTGAGAGCCGCCCATGCCTATCGCCCATAGGGGTGTGCAAGCTATCAACTtgtttgtgtgtgtatatataaaaGTTGTTAACCTGCACACCCATTCATGCATGACTCCGCGGGCGATTGAGTGAACTTGAGGCGCTTGAAAGTGATTTGAGTGCTCAAAAGCGAGTTGGGCGCTCCGATTGATTTCCTGGCACCCCAAGTTCACTCAATCGCCTATGGAGTCACGACGGGTATGCAAGCTAAAATTCATATATATAGCACACCACACTATGTACGATTGTGCGGTGcatagtttattattttttttattagcttGTGAATAAgtcatttagggtttagggatggTGTTATagtattaaatctaaaaaaaaattgagttgcACATAGGGTTGCGACTTAAAATGAGTGGTAAATCaaaactctctctctctatatatatatatatatatatatatatatatatatatatatatatatatatatatatatatatatatatatatatatgttttatcCTGCACATCTCTCATGGTCAACAAGCATGGGTGACCTTTTTTAAGTTTTCATTATGTCAATAAGATTGTCTTTAGAGTTTAGAAGTTGAGTTACAGTATTAAGTAACATAAAAAGTTTAaattgatttttctaagggttcaTGAAATGTGTAGTGTGTAGTCACTCTGTGCACACCCACATTGGTGCCTCAATGCATACGAGGCACCCCACTACACTCAGACGCTGGCGATGCGCCCAGCAGAACACCCCTACTATTAGAGCATCCATAATAAGAGAGgatattttttctaaatatttatggTCCCCATTTCTACATCATTTTTCAAATATCTCACTCTTCAAATATTACAAATCTCATAATCAAATATTtcaccaatcaaatatttatggtcTAAcccattaaatattttatttttaaatatctcCAATTTTACAATTAAATATTTCACCTAATAAATATTTATGTCCCATAatcattttattaatttatatctaattttatatttaaataaaattaattatattttaaattctttaatttaatataatttatctactatttatctataaatatatttttttacatattatttaatataattattttaatattaatattttattcaaaAAAGAAGCAATACAATATTttgattgaattttaaaaaaaacgttgattgaattaaaaaataataataataaattaaaagcaacgatgattttttttgtaatttctTTCAAAACGTGAATTGATTCTAAAGagattgaatatatatatatatatatatatatatataaaaccttACCGTTGCATGATTTCTAATGCTTTTAACTATCCTTTTCCAATGGAAAATATTTGTGAGAGAGCATTTTTTTCAAATGCTCTCTCTAAATATTCTAGAAACTCTTAATGGGTGTAAAACCTTAAAGATGGGTTGGACAGGGGCCCATCTTCTCCACTAACCATAAGGCGGGTAaacaaataattttcattttaaagTGTACGTGTTGGGTACTCTTATTCATGCTCTTATTAATGCTTCGCTACCTCTTCTCTTTCGTTCGTAGAGTCGCACTCGTACACTGCACGCCACTCCGTCTACGAGCCGTTAAGCCTTCCCAGTACTGTAATCATTCTCCCTATTATTGCTCTTCTCTCGATTTCTTCCATGTAATCTCTTCTTTCTACGGCCTCGCCGAGTCGCCGTCGTGATCTCGATGTCCGCATCGCTTGCTCCCTCGAGATAGCCTTTCGAGGCAGGAGAAGTCGGAGTGCTTAGCTCTTGAGGAGCCACAGGAAAATGCACCATAGAAGCCGACCACGCCGTCGGGAGGCACCCCCAGCTGCGGCGGAGTTCGGCCGGCGTCGGGTGTCAGTGAACCCAGCTCCAAATGAAGGTGTCCTTCTTTTAATTACTCTCTCTCTTGGAGCTCCAATTTGTCGCCGAAGTTTTGATCTTTCTTTAGGTTTTGGAGTCGCTCTGGATAGGATTCCCTTGAACATGGAAAGCTAGCATGCTTCTGTTTCGTATCGTTTCGTAATTGAAATATTCCGCTTTTTGGTGTGCCCTTTGGGGGGAAAACTCAAAAAtgggtttcttttattttatctgTGTGGAAATATGTGACCTTTTCGATCGGATGCTTGAAGAATGAAGAATCCTATACTTATGCAACAACTTCTTGTTTCATTCAATTCTTCTTTTTCCCAAGGCAGATACTCATGTTACTTCCTTCTGCCATGTTATTTCTATGCGTAGTTTTTTTGGAAGAGATTGATTCTTTAGTTCCATTGCCGTTTTCTGTTTGAAGTACGCCAACACAATGTGTTCGACTTGCTTTGCTGTTTCTTTTGTCTATAAAAAGCGGTTTTCGGCACCCGGGTTTGGTAAAGGTGATGGTGTATTTACTTTCTCAGCTTTGATGGTCATTTTCACAATCCCCGTCATCTCATGCCACTAtgaactttttttattttttattttttttaatgtacgCTCTGTTTGAAGTGCTTTGTTCGTATGTGTCTCTTGCTAGCGCGTTTATAGCTGCCTCAACTCTTGCAAGGTTGGATTCccatatatcataaagaaaagaagaatagATTACTCATCTGCAATTGTACTGTTACTTGTTGAATCAAAGATGTTTAGGATGCATATAATTTAGAATCCTCAAGTGAAATTACTCGTTGAAACATTAGTGTCTAGTACTGGGGAAATCATACTATGATAAAACTTACTTTCTGATCATTATTTGAGATGATGCAAACCTGAAATTTTTAGTATGGTGGAATTTGaatgttttaaattattttcttatttcagaTCATTATGATTTCAGAAAACGATCAAATGCTACTAGCACTGCAATTGATTCTGGTTATATCATGGGGTTTTCAGCAGAAGAAGATACTGTAAGTGAGGATTTCCTCATGGTTTTGCAATAAATCTCATTGTCAAGTTCGTTTGATTTTTTTAGCAGAGGAAGATTCTTTAAGTGTGAATTTTCTCTTTATATTGTTGTATCACAAAATTGTAATGATCAATTTCATTCAATTTGGCTGTgggaaattttagatttaaatgtTGGCCTTCATGGTCTAttataaaaacaaaacaaaaaagagCAACGAATcagagtttaatttatttgtttacaaGAGATGATGTTCTTATAAGGTTGGCAAcatttaatacttttacattaacTCTGTTTGGTGAATACCTTTTTTTTTGACTTTGTATATAGTGCTTTCAGTTCACTGATTGTCCTTCACATGTACTGAAATATTGAATCGAAGGCCTTAAGTGCAATTCTGTATTGTTTTGCTATTTTCAGTTTGCTGCTATGATAAAGAGAAGCCCATCCAAGAAAACCAGTGAAGTTCTGATAAAGGATTTGATAGAGGAAGAATTGTCAAAAGGGAAAGTAACTAAG
Coding sequences within:
- the LOC122036183 gene encoding protein SLOW GREEN 1, chloroplastic-like is translated as MDSLCWIYHIPLQLATLRPHPASLSFYSAGSKPFSISPPKPFSSTSSPHRPLPILSIRASVSPTKPTPSPIPSLLRSISTAAAVSAALFLFRLRNPAFAAAYIPPAASEDVRFQTLSSSKRSKIPFEGDRERALEQRLASHPDDVESLRSLMEIKISAQKLVEAIGIVDRMIALEPEDADLQLLKAHLKSNNGEAGTARMLYEELLEKDPFLVEAYHGLFMSASQSDDDDDIDDVLRRIEGAMELCKKHNRTEQLRDFKLLIAQINIIEGNYEDSLEIYQELAEEQPSDFRPYLGQGIVYTLLRKKDEAEKHFRKYRSLLPKDNPYAKLFEDNVTAVKYFQQMQEQKGKTALKS